In Candidatus Cloacimonas sp., the genomic stretch TTTGACCTTCTTCGTAAAGCGGAATGCAGACCTCTATATTTTTATTATTTTGAATTTGGCTCACCTTGGCGTCTCCGCTGAAAGTAGTAACAAAATAGCGGTCATCGTAAATAAACAGAACAACGGGACGAACTCTGGCGCGGTTTTTATCTACAGTTGCCAGATAGGCATACTGATTTTGTTTAATCCAAGCCATAATTTCCTGTTGCAAGGCGGATTCGTTTGCGCGAGCCATAGCTAATTATTCTCTCTTATTGGTGGAACTTCAGTGAGCTCCGTTTACCCTGTAAAATCTTTGGTGAGGCACATTTCAGCTTTTATTTGGGAAAAGAAATCCGGGTTATATATGCCTGATTTTCAAGGTTGGGATTGTCGCTTTTATCGCGAGGCAGATTTTCAATTTTATGAACTACTTCCATTCCTTTAGTAACCTTCCCGAAAACTGTATGTATGCCATCCAGCCAGGGTGTACCATCTTTTTTAGTAACGATGAAGAACTGACTGCCATTGGTATTAGGTCCTGAATTTGCCATACAAATAGTTCCATAGCTTACCGGAGCAATTAACTCCTGTTCATAGACCTTATCCATATTGCCGGTTTTTTCCTGATAGAACTTAAGGTCGTGCTTCATAACGGGCTCAATATTTTGTGCTGCTTGACATTCTTTGGCAATGGCAACAATATCTTCATTAGGAGTGCGGTTATTTTTAAGGTGGGGAAGGATAATTTTAGCCCAAACAGCTTCTGCCTTCTTCTTGGTATCTATTTTACCGATAATTTCGTTTCCATCCCGGAAACATTCATCTTCAAATGTATAACCGGGACCACCGCGTCCATCATTGCTACGGTCTTTATCTCGCGTATTGGGGCAGCCACCCTGAATCATAAAATCAGGAATGACCCGATGGAAATATAAGCCGTTGTAATAGCCGCTTTGGGCAAGTTTCACAAAATTTTGAACGGTTTTAGGGGTAAGATTATCCCAAAGTTCCAGTTCAATGGTGCCATAAGTGGTTTCCATTTCCACTTTGGTCTTAACCGGTGTATTATCCGTTTGTTTCATAAGTTGCTCCGTTGGCTTTTCTACCGGGGTAGTTTTTGTTTGGCATCCGATGCTGACGGCAATCATCAGAAAGGCAATCAGGATCGGAATAAGGTTTCTGTTTAGATGCACCATAATATAACTCCTTTGCATTATTCTCGGTGGTGTTATCTTATATACTCTTTCAGGGTTGGCTTTCCTGCATCTATTTCCACATAAGAATAGTGGGTAAGCCAATCCCCGCAATTCAGATAATAGCCGTGTCCCATTCTTTCCAAAACGGGTTGGTGGCTATGTCCCAAAACAACAATATCAGCATTTTTATGTTCAATCAGCCATTTGGCGTAATTTTTTAAGCCCTTGCTTTTTTTGTCAACAAGTTCCTGGCTATCTTTCCTTTGTCTGCTGGTGCGGGAAAAGCAACTGCCAATAGTTAAAGCCAAATCGGGATGCAACAGGGAAGCAATTTTCCGCATAGCTTTCCAGCGGATAACTTTCCGGTAAAGTTGATAGCGTAAATCGTTGAAAGTGCGGGTATCGCCATGTTCAAAACGGATTTTTTTACCATCCGTATTAAGAGTAAAGCCATCCGGATGAATTTCACAGCCAATATAGGTGGATAAAAAGTTTCCGAACCAGAAATCGTGATTTCCGCTGATGTAAATTATGCGGGTTCCGCTTTCTTTGATAGCGGCAAGAGCACAAAGCACAGGGAAATATTGTTTTACGATGGTGAATCTGCCTTCCAGCCAGAAATCAAAAATATCCCCCGAAAGCACCATCAAATCATATTTTCCGGCAATACTGCGTAAAAAACTGATGAGGATTAACGCACTTTCTCTATCGGCGCTTGCAGTGCAGTGAAATTTATAGTGGCAATCGGAAAGAGCGATGATTTTCATTGTTTGTGCATTACGAAATAGAGGATATTAACTCCAAATTTAAGAGCTTTTTCTCTCACTTCGGGAGGGTCGTTATGGGTTTCGGGATCAGCCCACCCGTCACTGATATTGGTTTCGTAAGTATATAAACACATCAAATGCCCGTTATCGTCAAAAATACCAAACGCCTGAGGTGGTTTGCCGTCGTGCAGGTGAATCTTTGGCAAACCCGCACTGAAATCAAAGAAACAGTTATATAGTTGAAAAGAAGGGTCTAATTCCAAAAGCTCTCGTTCGGGAAAAATGCGTTTTATTTCCCTGCGGAACGATTCGTCCATTCCATAATCGTCATCGGCATATAAAAAACCCCCTCGCAGCATCCAGGTTCTGAGGTTCTCAATCTCCCTATCAGAAAACTTGATATTGCCATGCCCCGTTAAATATAGAAAAGGGTAATCAAACAGCTTGGCATCGGATGCTTTTACAACGCTTTGGTCAATTGGAAAACTTGCCCCCATAGCCAAATTGGCAAATTTAGCTAAATTGGATAAGACCTCCGGATCGTTATACCAATCTCCCCCTCCGTCATATTGTAAACGGGTAAAACCTACTTTTAGCGGGGTTTCAACAACCGCTAATATAGGCAGACAGAAAAACAGGCAAATAATAATCAGGTAGCGTTGCATAATTTAATTCACTATCTTCAATTCTATGCATAAAACCGCATCATCTACTACCGCATAAAAGCAATTGGTAAAACTATCATAAACGGATAAAGCATTTAAATCCTG encodes the following:
- a CDS encoding pyridoxamine 5'-phosphate oxidase family protein, with translation MARANESALQQEIMAWIKQNQYAYLATVDKNRARVRPVVLFIYDDRYFVTTFSGDAKVSQIQNNKNIEVCIPLYEEGQTGYLRLSGIASIVHNATLKAEASERCFFFDDYFSGYDDPDYTLIELDFDYAEYLRPGESYSQGCNLKRY
- a CDS encoding DUF4159 domain-containing protein, with the protein product MQRYLIIICLFFCLPILAVVETPLKVGFTRLQYDGGGDWYNDPEVLSNLAKFANLAMGASFPIDQSVVKASDAKLFDYPFLYLTGHGNIKFSDREIENLRTWMLRGGFLYADDDYGMDESFRREIKRIFPERELLELDPSFQLYNCFFDFSAGLPKIHLHDGKPPQAFGIFDDNGHLMCLYTYETNISDGWADPETHNDPPEVREKALKFGVNILYFVMHKQ
- a CDS encoding UDP-2,3-diacylglucosamine diphosphatase — translated: MKIIALSDCHYKFHCTASADRESALILISFLRSIAGKYDLMVLSGDIFDFWLEGRFTIVKQYFPVLCALAAIKESGTRIIYISGNHDFWFGNFLSTYIGCEIHPDGFTLNTDGKKIRFEHGDTRTFNDLRYQLYRKVIRWKAMRKIASLLHPDLALTIGSCFSRTSRQRKDSQELVDKKSKGLKNYAKWLIEHKNADIVVLGHSHQPVLERMGHGYYLNCGDWLTHYSYVEIDAGKPTLKEYIR
- a CDS encoding peptidylprolyl isomerase, encoding MVHLNRNLIPILIAFLMIAVSIGCQTKTTPVEKPTEQLMKQTDNTPVKTKVEMETTYGTIELELWDNLTPKTVQNFVKLAQSGYYNGLYFHRVIPDFMIQGGCPNTRDKDRSNDGRGGPGYTFEDECFRDGNEIIGKIDTKKKAEAVWAKIILPHLKNNRTPNEDIVAIAKECQAAQNIEPVMKHDLKFYQEKTGNMDKVYEQELIAPVSYGTICMANSGPNTNGSQFFIVTKKDGTPWLDGIHTVFGKVTKGMEVVHKIENLPRDKSDNPNLENQAYITRISFPK